A genome region from Cervus elaphus chromosome 18, mCerEla1.1, whole genome shotgun sequence includes the following:
- the LOC122674632 gene encoding 60S ribosomal protein L27a: MPSRLRKTRKLRGHVSHGHGRIGKHRKHPGGRGNAGGMHHHRINFDKYHPGYFGKVGMRHYHLKRNQSFCPTVNLDKLWTLVSEQTRVNAAKNKTGAAPIIDVVRSGYYKVLGKGKLPKQPVIVKAKFFSRRAEEKIKGVGGACVLVA, from the coding sequence ATGCCATCCAGACTAAGGAAGACCCGGAAACTTAGGGGCCACGTGAGCCACGGCCACGGCCGCATCGGCAAACACCGGAAGCACCCGGGAGGCCGAGGTAATGCTGGCGGCATGCATCATCACAGGATCAACTTCGACAAATATCACCCAGGATACTTCGGGAAAGTTGGTATGAGGCATTACCACTtaaagaggaaccagagtttCTGCCCGACTGTCAACCTTGATAAATTGTGGACCTTGGTTAGTGAGCAGACACGAGTAAATGCTGCCAAGAACAAGACAGGAGCTGCTCCTATCATTGATGTGGTGCGATCAGGTTACTACAAAGTTCTGGGGAAAGGAAAGCTCCCAAAGCAGCCTGTCATCGTGAAGGCAAAATTCTTCAGCAGAAGAGCTGAGGAGAAGATTAAGGGTGTAGGTGGGGCTTGTGTCCTGGTGGCTTGA